A window of Longispora fulva contains these coding sequences:
- a CDS encoding hemolysin family protein: protein MPLVAFVLLTVGSAFFVAAEFSLVTVDRGLIEQQAAAGDRKSKTVQKALRNLSFQLSGAQLGITITALLSGYLAKPAIAHLIHPVISNDGVATGVALGIATLFSMLFGELVPKNAALAKPMPIARATAAGQRQFSRVFGWLIRILNGSANFLVRRLGIEPQEELASARSPEELGLLVAMSAKAGAMDSETAALLRRTIRFGDKRAAEAMTPRVDVVALAADATVADMINRVRETGRSRFPVYVDTLDQVVGVATIADALAIDPAHRAFVRVRNVAREPVFVPESLDLDAVLDELRRGDSDLAIVVDEYGGTDGVVTIEDLVEELVGEIVDEHDRRELAAPVVSETVSGVLREDEVQEQTGFTLPDGPYETLAGFLLAQLGHLPQVGERVEYEGWEFTVTEMDKHRIEQVKVHPPASEDEDGEEA from the coding sequence CTGCCGTTAGTCGCTTTTGTGCTGCTCACGGTTGGAAGTGCGTTCTTCGTTGCCGCAGAGTTCTCGCTCGTGACGGTCGACCGGGGCCTCATCGAGCAGCAGGCCGCCGCCGGCGACCGCAAGTCGAAGACCGTGCAGAAGGCGCTGCGGAACCTCTCGTTCCAGTTGTCGGGCGCGCAGCTCGGGATCACGATCACCGCGCTGCTCAGCGGGTATCTCGCCAAGCCGGCCATCGCCCACCTGATCCACCCGGTGATCAGCAACGACGGGGTCGCCACCGGCGTCGCCCTGGGCATCGCGACCCTGTTCTCGATGCTGTTCGGCGAGCTGGTCCCGAAGAACGCCGCGCTGGCCAAGCCGATGCCGATCGCCCGGGCCACCGCCGCCGGCCAGCGGCAGTTCTCGCGGGTCTTCGGCTGGCTGATCCGGATCCTGAACGGCTCGGCGAACTTCCTGGTCCGCCGGCTCGGCATCGAACCCCAGGAGGAGCTGGCCAGCGCCCGCTCACCCGAGGAGCTGGGTCTGCTGGTGGCCATGTCGGCCAAAGCCGGCGCGATGGACTCGGAGACGGCGGCGTTGCTCCGCCGGACGATCCGGTTCGGGGACAAGCGGGCAGCCGAGGCGATGACCCCCCGGGTCGACGTCGTGGCCCTGGCCGCAGACGCCACGGTCGCCGACATGATCAACCGGGTCCGGGAGACGGGCAGAAGCAGATTCCCGGTGTACGTGGACACCCTCGACCAGGTCGTCGGTGTCGCCACCATCGCCGACGCCCTGGCGATCGACCCGGCACACCGCGCCTTCGTCCGGGTCCGCAACGTCGCCCGCGAGCCGGTCTTCGTCCCCGAGTCCCTCGACCTCGACGCCGTCCTCGACGAGCTGCGGCGCGGCGACTCCGACCTCGCGATCGTCGTCGACGAGTACGGCGGCACCGACGGCGTCGTCACCATCGAGGACCTGGTCGAGGAGCTGGTCGGCGAGATCGTCGACGAGCACGACCGGCGCGAGCTGGCCGCCCCGGTGGTCTCCGAGACCGTCTCCGGCGTGCTCCGCGAGGACGAGGTCCAGGAGCAGACCGGTTTCACCCTCCCCGACGGCCCGTACGAGACGCTGGCCGGCTTCCTCCTCGCCCAACTCGGCCACCTCCCCCAGGTCGGCGAGCGCGTCGAGTACGAGGGCTGGGAGTTCACGGTCACCGAGATGGACAAGCACCGCATCGAACAGGTCAAGGTGCACCCACCGGCCTCCGAGGACGAGGACGGCGAGGAAGCGTGA
- a CDS encoding (Fe-S)-binding protein has translation MGVTQIVATILAVLVTVVAIALFARSVGSMVKIIKLGQPDPTRSKPFAQRLANMLKETLGHTRMLKWTTVGIAHWFVFIGFGTLALTLAEAFGEVVQPKFELPLIGGWAPYGLFIEFIATALLISIVTLIVIRQVHRRRPQSRFRGSAMGQAYYVEFTITAIGVCIFLIRGFKHAAGHFDYPVWATPISHGIGNLLPAKGALTVVTIVALIKIVVSWVFFIVISQKLTMGVAWHRFAAFFNIFFKREADGRTALGALKPVMSDGKALDFEEADPDKDLFGVSKIEEFSWKGLLDFSTCTECGRCQSQCPAWNTGKPLSPKLLITSLRDHAYAKAPYLLAGSPDDHSKIDALGLAASLKEAGRPLVGTEEEGGIIDPDVLWSCTTCGACVEQCPVDIEHVDHIVDMRRYQVMIESSFPSEAGVMLKNLESKGNPWGANPNSREDWTKGLDFEVPRVDGETEFEYLFWVGCAGALEDKAKKTTRAVATLLHEAGVSYAILGNGEGCTGDPARRIGNEFLFQMLAQQNVETLNEAGVKKIVATCPHCFNTIGNEYPEFGGRFEVVHHTELLSHLVSTGKLKPVVPIEGGLTYHDPCYLGRHNKVYSPPREVLGAALGAGELTEMPRNTERSFCCGAGGARMYMEETIGKRINIERVEEALTTGAQTIAVGCPFCFTMLGDGVTGKKASGDAAETVEVVDVATVLLRSIRTS, from the coding sequence ATGGGAGTCACGCAGATCGTGGCCACGATCCTCGCGGTCCTGGTGACCGTGGTGGCAATTGCTCTGTTTGCCCGTTCTGTCGGGTCGATGGTGAAGATCATAAAACTCGGGCAGCCCGACCCGACCCGGTCGAAGCCCTTCGCGCAGCGGCTCGCCAACATGCTGAAGGAGACCCTCGGGCACACCCGGATGCTGAAGTGGACGACCGTCGGCATCGCGCACTGGTTCGTCTTCATCGGCTTCGGCACCCTGGCGCTCACCCTGGCCGAGGCGTTCGGCGAGGTGGTACAGCCGAAGTTCGAGCTGCCGCTGATCGGCGGCTGGGCGCCCTACGGGCTGTTCATCGAGTTCATCGCGACGGCGCTCCTCATCAGCATCGTGACCCTGATCGTGATCCGCCAGGTGCACCGCCGTCGGCCGCAGTCGCGGTTCCGGGGCTCGGCGATGGGCCAGGCTTACTACGTCGAGTTCACCATCACCGCGATCGGCGTCTGCATCTTCCTGATCCGGGGCTTCAAGCACGCGGCCGGCCACTTCGACTACCCGGTGTGGGCCACCCCGATCTCGCACGGCATCGGCAACCTGCTGCCCGCCAAGGGCGCCCTGACGGTCGTCACGATCGTCGCCCTGATCAAGATCGTTGTCTCCTGGGTGTTCTTCATCGTGATCTCGCAGAAGCTCACGATGGGCGTGGCCTGGCACCGGTTCGCGGCGTTCTTCAACATCTTCTTCAAGCGGGAGGCCGACGGGCGCACCGCGCTCGGCGCGCTCAAGCCCGTCATGTCCGACGGCAAGGCGCTGGACTTCGAGGAGGCCGACCCGGACAAGGACCTGTTCGGCGTCTCCAAGATCGAGGAGTTCAGCTGGAAGGGCCTGCTCGACTTCAGCACCTGCACCGAGTGCGGGCGCTGCCAGTCGCAGTGTCCGGCGTGGAACACCGGTAAGCCGCTGTCCCCGAAACTGCTGATCACCTCGCTGCGCGACCACGCGTACGCCAAGGCGCCCTACCTGCTCGCCGGCAGCCCCGACGACCACTCGAAGATCGACGCCCTCGGGCTGGCCGCCTCGCTCAAGGAGGCCGGCCGTCCGCTCGTCGGCACCGAGGAGGAGGGCGGCATCATCGACCCCGACGTGCTGTGGTCGTGCACCACGTGCGGCGCGTGCGTCGAGCAGTGCCCCGTCGACATCGAGCACGTGGACCACATCGTGGACATGCGCCGCTACCAGGTGATGATCGAGTCGAGCTTCCCCAGCGAGGCCGGCGTCATGCTGAAGAACCTGGAGAGCAAGGGCAACCCGTGGGGCGCGAACCCCAACTCCCGGGAGGACTGGACCAAGGGCCTCGACTTCGAGGTGCCCCGGGTCGACGGCGAGACCGAGTTCGAGTACCTGTTCTGGGTCGGTTGCGCCGGCGCCCTGGAGGACAAGGCCAAGAAGACCACCCGGGCCGTCGCGACCCTGCTGCACGAGGCCGGCGTGTCCTACGCGATCCTCGGCAACGGCGAGGGCTGCACCGGTGACCCGGCGCGCCGGATCGGCAACGAGTTCCTGTTCCAGATGCTCGCCCAGCAGAACGTCGAGACGCTGAACGAGGCCGGGGTCAAGAAGATCGTCGCGACCTGCCCGCACTGCTTCAACACGATCGGCAACGAGTACCCGGAGTTCGGCGGCCGGTTCGAGGTCGTGCACCACACCGAGCTGCTCAGCCACCTCGTCTCCACCGGCAAGCTCAAGCCGGTGGTGCCGATCGAGGGCGGCCTGACCTACCACGACCCGTGCTACCTGGGCCGGCACAACAAGGTCTACTCGCCGCCGCGCGAGGTCCTCGGTGCGGCGCTCGGGGCCGGCGAGCTGACCGAGATGCCGCGCAACACCGAGCGGTCCTTCTGCTGCGGGGCCGGCGGCGCGCGGATGTACATGGAAGAGACGATCGGCAAGCGGATCAACATCGAACGGGTCGAGGAGGCCCTGACCACCGGGGCGCAGACCATCGCCGTCGGTTGCCCGTTCTGCTTCACTATGCTCGGCGACGGCGTGACCGGAAAGAAGGCCTCCGGCGACGCCGCCGAGACGGTGGAGGTCGTGGACGTGGCAACGGTGCTGCTCAGGTCGATCAGGACGTCATGA
- a CDS encoding response regulator transcription factor has translation MGTDTPGKGLVLVVDDERPIADLVRLYLTREGFGVHTEYDGEAALAAARRMRPIAIVLDIGLPGIDGLEICRRLREEGDWTPVLFLTARDDEVDRVVGLELGGDDYITKPFSPRELVARIRTVLRRTEGPPSADKIRQVGGVRLDNEQRRVYSAGVEIALTPTEFELLARLMSRPGRVFSREELLASVWGYAALAGTRTVDVHVAQVRGKLGDASPIRTVRGVGYSVEGGAESAES, from the coding sequence ATGGGTACCGACACGCCTGGAAAAGGACTCGTGCTCGTCGTAGACGACGAGCGACCGATCGCTGACCTGGTGCGGTTGTACCTGACCCGGGAGGGATTCGGCGTCCACACCGAGTACGACGGGGAGGCCGCCCTGGCCGCGGCCCGCCGGATGCGCCCGATCGCCATCGTGCTCGACATCGGCCTGCCCGGCATCGACGGCCTGGAGATCTGCCGTCGACTGCGCGAGGAGGGCGACTGGACCCCCGTCCTGTTCCTCACCGCGCGCGACGACGAGGTCGACCGCGTCGTCGGGCTCGAACTGGGCGGCGACGACTACATCACGAAGCCGTTCAGCCCCCGGGAGCTGGTCGCGCGGATCCGCACCGTGCTGCGCCGCACCGAGGGCCCGCCGAGCGCCGACAAGATCCGCCAGGTCGGCGGGGTCCGGCTCGACAACGAACAGCGCCGGGTCTACTCGGCCGGCGTCGAGATCGCGCTGACCCCCACCGAGTTCGAGTTACTGGCCCGGCTGATGAGCCGGCCCGGCCGGGTGTTCAGCCGGGAGGAGCTGTTGGCCTCCGTCTGGGGGTACGCGGCGCTGGCCGGCACCCGCACCGTCGACGTGCACGTCGCCCAGGTCCGCGGAAAGCTCGGTGACGCGAGCCCGATCCGCACGGTCCGGGGGGTGGGTTACTCGGTCGAGGGTGGCGCGGAGAGCGCCGAGTCGTGA
- a CDS encoding sensor histidine kinase: MTLRSSGLTARAMLVTCTVAIIAVVVTALVALPLGLRAAQSEARGKLESKTEIATAMLGTAPGQLQQQNIVRRLRASRIDIVLILDGKPDRPGLPLDVISDVSIGKIVDCETVVFQGRRVIADGRPLSTPGDAIILMEPAVTSTSNAVWGRLWLALGAGLLAGLVAGFMLARRQAKPIRDAASAARRMSAGDRGVRLPVEPPDEVADLARALNDLAAALATSEGRQRDFLMSVSHELRTPLTTIRGYAEALSDGVISDDGTFGAGRTILAEADRLDRLVSDLLSLARLEAADFPVELVAVELGSLVQATAEAWRPRCVEAGLDLRVELPSEPVLVSTDPGRLRQVVDILVSNAVRALPTGAPLVLAARYDVVEVRDGGPGLADEDLAVAFHQGVLHEKYRDVRPVGSGLGLALAARLIGRMGAKIEAGHAPEGGARFTIRF; this comes from the coding sequence GTGACACTCCGCAGTTCCGGACTGACCGCGCGGGCGATGCTCGTCACCTGCACGGTCGCCATCATCGCCGTGGTGGTCACGGCACTGGTGGCGCTCCCGCTCGGCCTGCGGGCCGCGCAGAGTGAGGCCCGGGGCAAGCTGGAGTCCAAGACCGAGATCGCCACGGCCATGCTCGGCACCGCGCCGGGACAGCTGCAACAGCAGAACATCGTCCGCCGGCTGCGGGCGAGCCGGATCGACATCGTGCTGATCCTCGACGGCAAGCCCGACCGGCCGGGCCTGCCGCTGGACGTGATCAGCGACGTCAGCATCGGCAAGATCGTCGACTGCGAGACGGTCGTGTTCCAGGGCCGCCGGGTGATCGCCGACGGCCGGCCGCTGAGCACGCCGGGCGACGCGATCATCCTGATGGAGCCGGCCGTCACCAGCACATCGAACGCCGTGTGGGGCCGGCTGTGGCTCGCGCTCGGCGCCGGGCTGCTCGCCGGCCTGGTCGCAGGCTTCATGCTGGCCCGCCGGCAGGCGAAACCGATCCGGGACGCCGCTTCCGCCGCCCGGCGGATGTCGGCCGGCGACCGGGGCGTGCGGCTGCCCGTCGAGCCGCCCGACGAGGTCGCCGACCTGGCCCGGGCGCTCAACGATCTCGCGGCGGCGCTGGCCACCAGCGAGGGCCGACAACGCGACTTCCTGATGTCGGTCTCGCACGAGCTGCGCACCCCGCTGACCACCATCCGGGGGTACGCGGAAGCGCTCTCCGACGGCGTGATCTCCGACGACGGCACCTTCGGGGCCGGGCGCACGATCCTCGCGGAGGCCGACCGGCTCGACCGGCTGGTGTCCGACCTGCTGTCCCTGGCCCGGCTGGAGGCGGCCGACTTCCCGGTGGAGCTGGTGGCCGTCGAGCTGGGCTCGCTGGTCCAGGCGACGGCGGAGGCGTGGCGGCCCCGATGCGTGGAGGCCGGGCTGGACCTGCGGGTGGAGCTGCCGTCGGAGCCGGTTCTGGTGAGTACAGACCCGGGGCGGTTGCGGCAGGTCGTGGACATCCTGGTGTCCAACGCCGTGCGGGCCCTGCCGACGGGCGCGCCGCTCGTCCTTGCCGCCCGGTACGACGTCGTGGAGGTGCGCGACGGCGGGCCGGGGCTCGCGGACGAGGACCTGGCGGTGGCGTTCCACCAGGGGGTGCTGCACGAGAAGTACCGGGATGTGCGGCCGGTGGGGTCGGGGCTCGGGTTGGCGCTGGCGGCCCGGCTGATCGGGCGGATGGGCGCGAAGATCGAGGCGGGGCACGCCCCCGAGGGTGGCGCGCGCTTCACGATTCGCTTCTAG
- a CDS encoding ricin-type beta-trefoil lectin domain protein has translation MRLKPRLAAIAVGFLTAAALAAPGQAAVDTRPDIQPLPANLEAQRATEASALYGNPAIKPIDSRKTGVITMGDSEISGEGVGNYEPGTHQDGNWCDRSVDQAVWRLTIPVDVRYNVACSGGQPSDLVYGGTHQWQELNQGDNLAIKARNTKIKLVWVVVGANGSGNIEFGPVATDCAKKRIFFQGVCWPTYTDAWNARAEHTRQEVEMAVNSIKTTMTNAGYLASDYKLSLMGYPSPISPDVEDNPNFPGWYAGGCTIYLADAAFGRNKAVPIFESAERKAAQNTGVMYLDASRLFHGHEVCTEAPWARGIYIENGNIFDENAARQSAHPNYSGHGAFAECMSAFYNSGLQTATCVDPGNTNHGTIYPGLFEFRQLVANGQCLDAEAYNSRYATQLLSWPCHGGRNQGFWYDTATRALHIELNQDRCVDASGGTLAVGTKLILWDCHLGTNQQWTIDANGIHPASRSDLCAAFDGTANGSWARLATCNGTQKWSLESRNFPTPAGYNHSDFIGSRVY, from the coding sequence ATGCGCCTCAAGCCCCGCCTGGCTGCGATCGCAGTCGGCTTTCTGACGGCAGCGGCCCTCGCCGCCCCCGGTCAGGCCGCAGTGGACACCCGCCCGGACATCCAGCCCCTCCCGGCGAATCTCGAGGCGCAGCGCGCCACCGAGGCCTCCGCCCTCTACGGCAACCCGGCCATCAAGCCCATCGACTCGCGCAAGACCGGCGTGATCACGATGGGCGACAGCGAGATCTCGGGTGAGGGAGTCGGCAACTACGAGCCCGGCACCCACCAGGACGGCAACTGGTGCGACCGGTCCGTGGACCAGGCCGTCTGGCGGCTGACCATCCCGGTCGACGTGCGCTACAACGTGGCCTGCTCTGGCGGCCAGCCCTCCGACCTGGTCTACGGCGGCACCCACCAGTGGCAGGAACTCAACCAGGGCGACAACCTCGCCATCAAGGCCCGCAACACGAAGATCAAGCTGGTCTGGGTGGTCGTCGGTGCCAACGGCTCGGGCAACATCGAGTTCGGCCCCGTCGCCACCGACTGCGCCAAGAAGCGGATCTTCTTCCAGGGCGTGTGCTGGCCGACGTACACCGACGCGTGGAACGCCCGGGCCGAGCACACCCGCCAGGAGGTCGAGATGGCGGTCAACAGCATCAAGACCACCATGACGAACGCCGGCTACCTGGCCAGTGACTACAAGCTCTCCCTGATGGGGTACCCGTCCCCGATCAGCCCCGACGTCGAGGACAACCCCAACTTCCCCGGCTGGTACGCCGGCGGTTGCACCATCTACCTCGCCGACGCGGCGTTCGGCCGGAACAAGGCCGTGCCGATCTTCGAGTCCGCCGAGCGCAAGGCCGCTCAGAACACCGGCGTCATGTACCTCGACGCCAGCCGGCTCTTCCACGGCCACGAGGTGTGCACCGAGGCTCCCTGGGCCCGGGGCATCTACATCGAGAACGGCAACATCTTCGACGAGAACGCCGCCCGCCAGTCCGCGCACCCGAACTACAGCGGGCACGGCGCGTTCGCCGAGTGCATGAGCGCCTTCTACAACTCCGGCCTGCAGACGGCGACCTGTGTGGACCCGGGCAACACCAACCACGGCACGATCTACCCGGGCCTGTTCGAGTTCCGGCAGCTCGTCGCCAACGGCCAGTGCCTCGACGCCGAGGCCTACAACTCGCGCTACGCCACCCAACTGCTGTCCTGGCCCTGCCACGGCGGCCGCAACCAGGGCTTCTGGTACGACACCGCCACCAGGGCCCTGCACATCGAACTCAACCAGGACCGGTGCGTCGACGCCTCCGGCGGCACCCTCGCCGTCGGCACCAAGCTCATCCTGTGGGACTGCCACCTCGGAACCAACCAGCAGTGGACCATCGACGCCAACGGCATCCACCCGGCCAGCCGGTCGGACCTGTGCGCGGCGTTCGACGGCACCGCCAACGGCTCATGGGCCCGCCTCGCGACCTGCAACGGCACCCAGAAGTGGTCGCTGGAGTCCCGCAACTTCCCGACCCCGGCCGGCTACAACCACAGCGACTTCATCGGTTCCCGGGTCTACTAA
- a CDS encoding SigE family RNA polymerase sigma factor: protein MMVRAAPPTSVGGNDFEALYAAHFHSLTVQLYAYAGDMGQAQELVQEAFCRAFSRWKQISAYEDPVAWVRKVAWNLATSRWRKARTAANFLRKHREQHVSAPSPDRVALAAALAKLPEKQRGAVVLHYLADMPITEIAVVLGAAEGTVKSWLHRGRTALAAHLTEQEN, encoded by the coding sequence ATGATGGTGCGAGCCGCACCGCCCACCTCGGTGGGCGGCAACGACTTCGAGGCGCTGTACGCGGCGCACTTCCACAGCCTGACCGTCCAGTTGTACGCGTACGCCGGGGACATGGGCCAGGCGCAGGAACTCGTCCAGGAGGCCTTCTGTCGGGCGTTCAGCCGGTGGAAGCAGATCTCCGCGTACGAGGACCCGGTCGCCTGGGTCCGCAAGGTCGCCTGGAACCTGGCCACCAGCCGCTGGCGGAAAGCCCGCACGGCGGCGAACTTCCTCCGCAAGCACCGTGAGCAGCACGTCTCCGCGCCCAGCCCCGACCGGGTGGCCCTGGCCGCCGCGCTGGCCAAGCTGCCGGAGAAGCAGCGCGGCGCGGTCGTCCTGCACTACCTGGCCGACATGCCGATCACGGAGATCGCCGTCGTGCTCGGCGCCGCCGAGGGCACGGTCAAGTCCTGGCTGCACCGGGGCCGTACCGCCCTGGCCGCCCACCTCACAGAGCAGGAGAACTAG
- a CDS encoding Lrp/AsnC family transcriptional regulator → MDDIDRRIVRALSEDARQSYSEVGALVALSAPAVKRRVDRLRATGVIKGFTAIVDPAALGWTTESFVELFCTGRTTPAQLAEAVRRHPEVVEAYTVSGEADALVHIRAADIAHLEQVLERLRGEPFVTSSRSMIVLTRLVDSV, encoded by the coding sequence ATGGACGACATCGACCGCCGGATCGTACGGGCACTCAGCGAGGACGCGCGGCAGTCGTACTCGGAGGTCGGCGCGCTCGTCGCCCTGTCCGCGCCGGCGGTGAAGCGCCGGGTCGACCGGCTGCGGGCCACCGGGGTCATCAAGGGGTTCACGGCGATCGTCGACCCGGCGGCGCTGGGCTGGACCACCGAGTCGTTCGTGGAGCTGTTCTGCACCGGGCGGACCACGCCGGCGCAGCTCGCCGAGGCGGTGCGCCGGCATCCGGAGGTGGTCGAGGCCTACACGGTCTCCGGCGAGGCGGACGCGCTCGTGCACATCCGGGCCGCGGACATCGCGCACCTGGAGCAGGTGTTGGAACGGCTGCGGGGCGAGCCGTTCGTCACGTCCTCGCGGTCGATGATCGTGCTGACCCGGCTGGTGGATTCGGTCTGA
- a CDS encoding T3SS (YopN, CesT) and YbjN peptide-binding chaperone 1: protein MLYDDVDTVDLKAKVTAAWQDFTRALARALPTLPADVRLDLTLDPTASGTGEAIYDINVVIGSDKQMTGYAVGNANLPDGYRLDRTAVGHMIELGWSPPGVIDGSDGNFGLHAAATEGPQLAALLSRTMRDVYGAPHPAFLTYTVRPLNEAIEAAPAGPSTLATARPTPTVPEVESAGQDAVLSQAMEVASALPLADKVRTVVAALLKTEPDKLEIDEEGEIGVRAGSAMVFVKVHENPAVVDVYSPVLTEVSPDAKLYERLAQLTRRMPIGRLYCTDNTVWASVPVFGRDFQPTHLMLAVQVMMGLADELDDRLHGEFGGKRFFGEGDVPHKPASGEERTGMYL, encoded by the coding sequence ATGCTCTACGACGACGTCGACACCGTGGACCTCAAGGCCAAGGTCACCGCAGCGTGGCAGGACTTCACCAGGGCACTGGCCCGGGCGCTGCCGACCCTGCCGGCTGACGTGCGCCTCGACCTCACCCTGGACCCGACAGCTTCCGGCACCGGCGAGGCGATCTACGACATCAACGTCGTCATCGGCTCCGACAAGCAGATGACCGGCTACGCGGTCGGAAACGCCAACCTCCCCGACGGGTACCGGCTGGACCGCACCGCCGTCGGCCACATGATCGAGCTGGGCTGGTCGCCGCCGGGCGTCATCGACGGCTCCGACGGCAACTTCGGCCTGCACGCTGCGGCCACCGAGGGCCCACAGCTCGCGGCCCTGCTCAGCCGCACCATGCGCGACGTGTACGGCGCGCCGCACCCGGCGTTCCTCACGTACACCGTCCGCCCGCTGAACGAGGCCATCGAGGCCGCCCCGGCCGGCCCGTCGACCCTGGCCACGGCCCGGCCCACGCCGACGGTGCCTGAGGTGGAGTCCGCCGGCCAGGACGCCGTGCTGTCCCAGGCGATGGAGGTGGCCTCCGCGCTGCCGCTGGCCGACAAGGTGCGCACGGTCGTCGCGGCCCTGCTCAAGACGGAGCCCGACAAGCTGGAGATCGACGAGGAGGGCGAGATCGGGGTGCGCGCCGGCTCTGCCATGGTCTTCGTCAAGGTGCACGAGAACCCGGCCGTCGTGGACGTGTACTCGCCGGTGCTCACCGAGGTCTCCCCGGACGCGAAGCTCTACGAGCGCCTCGCCCAGCTGACCCGCCGGATGCCCATCGGCCGGTTGTACTGCACGGACAACACCGTCTGGGCCTCCGTCCCGGTGTTCGGCCGCGACTTCCAGCCCACGCACCTCATGCTGGCCGTGCAGGTGATGATGGGCCTGGCCGACGAGCTGGACGACCGGCTGCACGGCGAGTTCGGCGGGAAGCGGTTCTTCGGCGAGGGCGACGTGCCGCACAAGCCGGCGAGTGGCGAGGAGCGCACGGGGATGTACCTCTAG